The region CGAGGACTGCGGCGATCTCTTGGATATTGATGTCCCGGGGCGGTTTTTTCAATACATAGCCTCCCTTGTTTCCACGGACGCTGCGGATGAATCCGGCGGTTTCCAGGGGTATGATCAACTGGCGCAGGTAATTCAACGATATATTCTGTCTCCGGGAAATATCCTTGAGCTTGACCGGAACGGATGACTGATTGAGAGCCAGGTCAATAAGCATTCTGAGACCATAGCGCAAACGCGTGGAAATCTTCATGACTCCCTCCCCTTATACTATAAGTATAGTAAAATACTAAGGAATACTTTCTGATTTGTCAACCCCATGTTCGTGAAAATATCTCTGATTCTACTGCAATAAGTAATTCTGCTGCAAAAAAACGAAGGAAGCCCGGGCCTGATGTTGCCTAAATCAGCCGCCGCAATCACCGCATTTTCGCAGTAAATAGGCCAAGGATGGCCTTTTCAGCAGCACCGTAAACAGACGTGGTCTGATGCGTGCCAGAAAATGCCAGATGAGGCGGGGCTGATGGCAACGGGGTCTTGCTGAAATGAGTTTTTGCAGCAAAATCATCTCTGTACCCGCCTCAAATGGAGAATATCCGGATAAAGAAAGAATTATTTTAAGGAAAGAGTCGGCCGATTCTCCAACGTTTTATTTTGTGATATGCTATTCGTGGTTTTTTACGATAGCTTTGGTCAATAGATATGCCTCTTCCCAGCCTGCAGCGGAAAAAAAATGAGGATGACGAATGGAATCCGCTGGAAAGAGGACTATTGATGAGGACGGTATGAGGCTTGCCGATGTTCGAGATCCGAGTTCCGGCGACTACGGCGAATCTGGGGTGTGGGTTCGATGTTGCCGGCCTTGCCCTTACGCTGTATTTTACGGTTCGGGTTAGCGAGGTGGGGGATTCGTTATCTATTGTGAACACCGGCGAGGGTGAAGGGTTTCTTCCGAATAACGAAGGGCATTTGTTTTTTCGGGCCATGCGAGCTTTCTGGAAAGAAATTGGTTTTCCCGGTTGTGGAGTACAGAGCAAGGCGCACAATGAGATTCCGGTTTCCCGCGGCCTGGGAAGCAGCGCTTCTTGTGTGGTGGCCGGAATGGTCACCGGAAACCGGTTGGCTGGCAATCTCTGTTCACGGGAGGACTTGATGACCATGGCCGCGCGTTTCGAAGGGCATCCCGACAACGTGGTTCCCGCCTTTGTCGGAGGGTTGACCACCAGCTATCTGGGGATGAAAAGGATCGCCTACCGGCGGTTTTCTTTTTTCCCGGATTTTGAAATCGTTGCCTGTGTACCCGGGTATTCCCTGTACACAGCCGGTATGCGGCAGATTCTGCCCGAGAGATATTCCCGCCGAGATGTTGTTTTTACACTTTCCCGATTGGCCCACTTGGTCGGGAGCGTGGCCCAGCGAGATCGGGACGGCTTTCTCGATGCCCTGGACGATGTTATTCATGAACCGTATCGTGGTGAGCGGATTATCGGGTATCGGGCGATCAAGGACTTTATCGAGAGGGAGGGCCTGGGGCGGGTTGTGATCAGCGGCTCCGGACCGACCTTGCTTCTTTTTTTACGTGAGGAGCTTACCGATGCGGTGTCTCGGGATGTCCGCAAACTATTTGCTTCCTGTGGGGTGCCGAATATCCAGCTGATAAAAACAAAATGGGCCGAGGAAGGAGTCCGGGTGAACGATATATGAGT is a window of Atribacteraceae bacterium DNA encoding:
- a CDS encoding Rrf2 family transcriptional regulator, with translation MKISTRLRYGLRMLIDLALNQSSVPVKLKDISRRQNISLNYLRQLIIPLETAGFIRSVRGNKGGYVLKKPPRDINIQEIAAVLEGPFSLVDCVDNPRLCHQANACPTRNLWVDVSQKIRNTLSEKTLEDLLQEGGSLN
- the thrB gene encoding homoserine kinase: MFEIRVPATTANLGCGFDVAGLALTLYFTVRVSEVGDSLSIVNTGEGEGFLPNNEGHLFFRAMRAFWKEIGFPGCGVQSKAHNEIPVSRGLGSSASCVVAGMVTGNRLAGNLCSREDLMTMAARFEGHPDNVVPAFVGGLTTSYLGMKRIAYRRFSFFPDFEIVACVPGYSLYTAGMRQILPERYSRRDVVFTLSRLAHLVGSVAQRDRDGFLDALDDVIHEPYRGERIIGYRAIKDFIEREGLGRVVISGSGPTLLLFLREELTDAVSRDVRKLFASCGVPNIQLIKTKWAEEGVRVNDI